The following coding sequences lie in one Flavobacterium cyclinae genomic window:
- a CDS encoding InlB B-repeat-containing protein — MKIKLLKKLKKQELLAFLLLFCTTFLVAQTTRNVSSYSELTSAISAASNGDIINFTTNIVIDNQIAISGKTLTFQGNGYEISVPRPGLDDMGRYNSSPSGFRVFQLSSGANITLNDVTIKGGAVSFGGAINAANGTTLRVNNSIISNSLSSGFTGGGGLAIYGTAYFKNSFIRRNAAGYGGGILVSGTARVYFEESTMVENRSTVSNGGGGAAECQSGSVLYFNNSTLSNNQSTEIGGAINNYRGTVYFINSSATGNVAFGNYSGGAIGNNGGNVYIVNSLFAHNYRRTTGSVTNPTGYVLDDFQPFSSPGGIQIYYSIYHAALPASLGVNTGNVQYTGASNGSNNSIFSGGLLSRITDTNGTEIGDQIYRPFLYDNQGSVAPTLQVGSFVSQSANRGVPTRFSNNNNVSPAIAYFAGGSWINLLGTSAVGHEVLQDQVSASRSASTPSRGAIESELNQVLYIVKVNGASGGTVNGGTIYGDVYQAGSSVTLTAIPNSGQQFVRWDYVSGGTGAASTSNPYTFTVSQNVTLVPVFSSLSAGSYTITYVGNGNTSGTVPAVGTYSGSTTIASAGSLAKDGFGFGGWNTNSNGSGTSYAAGASYIAGTNLTLYAIWLNTISPPTTSSSQVFCNGATVADLVATGTDLKWYDVVEGGSPLSSNASLSTGTYYVTQSISSLESNRVAVEVVTFPRLTWLSSITGDRNLTSEATEATYSVLPVSGATGYVWDLPPGMTIISSTGPSILVSVSSTFIGGNITVKAINGCSETLPVVLPITKQVLPLTISGSTVVCVSTGSVTESYSVLPVEGATSYVWTVPGGSLVTSGINTNSIEITYNTSFSRGTIRVSAIGSDGVISTGSLSVAGIELPGVITGSTQICTAGSYEYSIVAVEGATSYEWTLPMGMTLQGDGSGTTISVTTNGSVSGTLSVRALSPCGSSQLQTLSISGVSRPGYIYGERIICGATSNSVDTNGNINTTSQNGVYTYSIIPVTGADSYTWSLPTGVTLVSGQGTRVILVTFDSSFESGSITVVANSASCGTSPSRSVFVSSANASIGGPSNICGLTTATYSVAAGVGSNYVWTLPEGMSISSGAGTNSITVSINHPINFSNNNNTVSLSFTTPCGGSKEVSLTVDCPDYSNLTNCGSTVAFNERVFTRSVSGATMYAFDIYDSTSSTLLTTYETRGNFFQFVQVLSSFEFGTTYNVKVRVKRNGVYGLAGSACSITLATPVTAIQASQCNQIVNVQDRVYASSVWDGVTYAFDIYDSEGNLITTLEKVSNFFRMSEFTSVYGMTYQVGVRVKRGNGFYGDQGSRCNVTIAIPTTSLVVNQCGSTIDIADRIYARSVANATMYAFSIYDANGTFITELERPYNFFRITDISYILGASYQVGVKVKQGEGSYGLEGALCTITLSGPPTTAIESAQCGTSILYTDAIYAVSVSDATGYKFNVYNQAGTTLVTSFESATNSFSFSQLTGYTFDTTYQVRVQVIRGTEYGVEGTACSITVLKDAPARALSNQDEIKTSMISEFKAYPNPFTTTFSITPMEGETATLFYQVYDVTGKMIESRSVESSEITNHNIGDEYPAGMYLVIVRQGANTQTFKMVKQ, encoded by the coding sequence ATGAAAATCAAATTACTAAAAAAATTAAAAAAGCAGGAATTACTAGCTTTTTTGTTGCTGTTTTGCACTACTTTTTTGGTTGCACAAACAACAAGAAATGTTTCTAGTTATTCTGAACTAACTTCAGCAATTTCTGCTGCTTCAAATGGTGATATTATCAATTTTACAACTAATATTGTAATTGATAACCAAATTGCTATTTCTGGTAAAACACTTACATTTCAAGGGAATGGATATGAAATATCTGTTCCAAGACCAGGATTAGATGATATGGGTCGCTACAATTCCAGTCCTTCTGGTTTTAGAGTGTTTCAATTGTCATCAGGTGCAAATATTACATTAAATGATGTAACTATTAAAGGAGGTGCGGTATCATTTGGAGGAGCAATTAATGCTGCAAATGGTACAACATTACGAGTTAATAATTCTATTATTTCTAACAGTTTGTCTTCTGGGTTTACCGGTGGTGGTGGACTTGCAATTTATGGAACCGCTTATTTTAAAAACTCTTTCATAAGAAGAAATGCTGCAGGTTACGGTGGAGGAATCCTTGTTAGTGGAACCGCTAGAGTATATTTTGAAGAGAGTACTATGGTAGAAAACAGATCTACCGTGTCTAACGGAGGTGGTGGTGCTGCAGAGTGCCAATCAGGTTCTGTATTATATTTTAACAATTCCACATTATCTAATAATCAAAGTACTGAAATTGGGGGGGCAATTAATAATTATCGTGGAACTGTTTATTTTATCAATAGTTCAGCCACTGGTAATGTTGCTTTTGGTAACTATAGTGGTGGAGCAATAGGAAATAATGGAGGTAATGTTTATATTGTAAATTCATTATTTGCTCATAATTATAGAAGAACTACAGGATCGGTTACCAATCCTACTGGATATGTTTTGGATGATTTTCAACCATTTTCTTCTCCAGGAGGAATTCAAATTTATTATTCTATTTATCATGCTGCTTTACCAGCAAGTTTAGGAGTTAACACCGGAAATGTTCAATATACTGGAGCTAGTAATGGATCAAATAACTCGATATTTTCTGGAGGATTACTTTCTAGAATTACGGATACGAACGGTACTGAAATCGGAGATCAGATTTATAGGCCATTTTTATATGACAATCAAGGGTCTGTAGCTCCTACATTACAAGTTGGATCTTTTGTTTCTCAAAGTGCCAATAGAGGTGTTCCTACTCGTTTTTCAAACAATAACAATGTTTCTCCTGCAATTGCCTATTTTGCAGGTGGTTCTTGGATAAATTTACTTGGTACTAGTGCTGTAGGTCATGAAGTATTACAAGATCAAGTTTCTGCTAGCAGAAGCGCTTCTACACCTTCTAGAGGTGCCATAGAATCTGAATTGAATCAAGTGCTTTATATAGTAAAAGTGAATGGTGCTTCTGGAGGTACGGTTAATGGTGGAACTATTTATGGAGATGTCTACCAAGCTGGTTCATCTGTGACGCTAACTGCTATTCCAAATAGTGGTCAACAATTTGTTCGATGGGATTATGTTTCTGGTGGTACTGGTGCAGCATCAACCTCAAATCCGTACACTTTTACAGTTTCTCAAAATGTGACCTTAGTGCCTGTTTTTAGTTCTTTATCAGCGGGTAGTTATACCATTACATATGTAGGAAACGGAAATACATCGGGAACCGTTCCAGCAGTTGGTACTTATTCTGGATCTACAACAATTGCAAGTGCAGGTTCTTTAGCTAAGGATGGTTTTGGTTTTGGAGGTTGGAATACAAATTCTAATGGTTCGGGAACTTCTTATGCAGCTGGAGCTTCTTATATAGCAGGAACTAATCTTACTTTGTATGCAATTTGGCTAAATACTATAAGTCCACCCACTACCTCAAGCTCACAAGTTTTTTGTAATGGAGCAACAGTTGCTGATTTAGTAGCAACAGGTACCGATTTAAAATGGTATGATGTTGTGGAGGGTGGTAGTCCGCTTAGCTCAAATGCATCTTTGTCTACTGGTACTTATTATGTTACTCAAAGTATTTCAAGTCTTGAAAGTAATCGAGTTGCTGTTGAAGTAGTTACTTTTCCAAGATTAACTTGGCTAAGTTCGATTACAGGCGATCGTAATTTAACATCAGAAGCTACCGAGGCAACGTATTCGGTATTGCCAGTTAGTGGTGCTACGGGTTATGTATGGGATTTACCACCCGGTATGACAATAATTTCTTCTACTGGACCTAGTATTTTGGTTAGTGTTAGTTCAACATTTATTGGAGGTAATATTACTGTTAAAGCAATTAATGGTTGTTCGGAGACATTACCTGTTGTTTTACCTATAACAAAACAAGTTTTACCTTTGACAATATCTGGTTCAACAGTTGTTTGTGTTTCTACTGGTTCAGTTACTGAGTCTTACAGCGTTTTACCTGTTGAAGGAGCTACTAGTTATGTTTGGACAGTTCCAGGAGGTTCATTAGTAACTTCAGGAATAAATACTAATTCAATAGAAATTACCTATAATACATCATTTAGTAGAGGTACTATTCGAGTATCTGCTATTGGTTCAGATGGTGTTATTTCTACAGGTTCATTATCAGTAGCAGGTATTGAGTTGCCTGGTGTTATAACGGGTTCAACTCAAATTTGTACTGCTGGTAGTTATGAATATAGTATAGTTGCAGTTGAAGGAGCTACAAGTTATGAATGGACATTGCCCATGGGTATGACTTTACAAGGCGATGGTTCGGGCACTACTATTTCTGTAACAACAAATGGTAGTGTAAGTGGAACGTTATCAGTTAGAGCTCTTTCTCCATGTGGTTCTAGTCAGTTACAAACATTATCTATATCAGGAGTTTCAAGACCAGGATATATATATGGAGAGCGTATTATTTGTGGAGCTACTTCAAATTCAGTTGATACGAATGGAAACATCAACACGACATCTCAAAATGGTGTTTATACATATTCTATTATACCTGTAACAGGGGCAGATAGTTATACTTGGTCGCTACCAACAGGAGTAACTTTAGTATCAGGACAAGGTACACGTGTTATTCTAGTTACCTTTGATAGTTCATTTGAATCTGGAAGTATTACAGTAGTTGCTAATTCCGCAAGTTGTGGTACTAGTCCTTCAAGAAGTGTTTTTGTTTCTTCGGCAAATGCATCTATAGGCGGGCCATCAAATATTTGTGGTTTAACAACAGCAACTTATAGTGTAGCAGCAGGAGTTGGAAGTAATTATGTTTGGACATTACCTGAGGGTATGAGCATATCGAGTGGAGCAGGAACAAATAGTATTACTGTTTCTATAAATCATCCGATTAATTTTTCAAATAATAACAATACGGTATCTTTATCTTTTACAACGCCATGTGGTGGTTCAAAAGAAGTTAGCTTAACGGTGGATTGTCCAGATTATTCTAATTTGACGAATTGTGGAAGTACAGTAGCCTTTAATGAGCGTGTTTTTACACGTTCAGTGTCAGGCGCAACCATGTATGCATTTGATATTTACGATAGTACCAGTAGTACTTTATTAACTACTTATGAGACACGAGGAAACTTTTTCCAATTTGTTCAAGTATTGTCATCTTTTGAGTTTGGGACAACTTACAATGTAAAAGTTAGAGTAAAGCGAAATGGAGTTTATGGTCTTGCGGGTTCAGCGTGTTCAATAACATTGGCTACTCCAGTTACAGCAATCCAAGCTTCACAATGTAATCAAATTGTAAATGTTCAAGACCGAGTTTACGCTTCTTCTGTATGGGATGGAGTTACCTATGCATTTGATATCTATGATAGTGAAGGTAATCTTATAACTACATTAGAGAAGGTATCTAATTTCTTTAGAATGAGTGAATTTACTTCAGTCTATGGTATGACGTATCAAGTAGGGGTACGAGTAAAACGTGGTAATGGTTTCTATGGTGATCAAGGTTCGAGATGTAATGTAACTATTGCAATTCCAACTACTTCATTAGTAGTAAATCAGTGTGGGTCAACAATTGATATTGCGGATCGTATTTATGCGAGATCTGTTGCCAATGCAACGATGTATGCATTTAGCATTTATGATGCAAATGGTACTTTTATTACCGAGTTAGAGCGTCCGTATAATTTCTTTAGAATAACGGATATTTCATATATATTAGGAGCTAGTTATCAAGTAGGGGTAAAAGTGAAACAAGGAGAAGGTTCTTATGGATTAGAAGGTGCTTTGTGTACCATTACATTAAGTGGTCCACCAACAACAGCAATCGAAAGTGCACAATGTGGAACTAGTATATTATATACTGATGCTATATATGCGGTTTCTGTATCTGATGCTACGGGATATAAATTCAATGTTTATAACCAAGCTGGAACAACGTTAGTTACATCGTTTGAAAGTGCTACGAATTCGTTTAGTTTTTCACAATTAACGGGTTATACATTTGACACAACATATCAAGTTAGAGTACAAGTTATAAGAGGAACAGAATATGGAGTAGAAGGAACAGCTTGTTCAATTACGGTACTTAAAGACGCACCTGCACGTGCTTTATCAAATCAAGACGAAATCAAGACAAGTATGATTTCGGAATTCAAGGCGTATCCAAATCCATTTACTACCACATTTAGTATTACACCAATGGAAGGAGAAACGGCAACGTTATTCTACCAAGTGTATGATGTAACTGGAAAAATGATTGAAAGCCGTTCGGTAGAGTCGAGTGAAATCACAAACCATAACATTGGAGATGAATATCCAGCAGGAATGTATTTAGTGATAGTACGTCAAGGCGCTAACACACAAACGTTTAAAATGGTTAAGCAATAA
- a CDS encoding transcriptional regulator yields MKKNIILLFLLFATLSWSQSRKAYERLFRSFSKVQFSNPELSKQYLDSILVLPKLPDSLVSKTQNDIGIYHALVGDYDNALLHFVKAYNSESSHNKQSKANILCNIANTQKLFGKFDLALQNLDLAKKLYTALDDEKNILKVESEISAVYYAKSNYNKALELSTELLPQLEKLGDKRLYNIQLLRQANIQFNIGDYEGAITNYKLVLPFFSVNEANNLQNKYVALMNIGESYAELNRKEALDYFNLSLKGFREITDKRNEHFCLSRIGKYYYRNGNFRNALSYLKTSFDYLYTNLPHLSLEVYTYYIGCQLQLSNYTALNEILKYNTSEMIVEANPQEKIFYFETLALYYAKVGDAKNHFDVLKKLQKFYHDRDKNNSFEALQKKLNLYELNTTIDKNKNLELQVSNLKLQNAVVLVSILLLVLLIVFLIDKQRKKNKIQQLILAQLEQEKMLHEKRAKLKEVELQYKTEITQTKERELTALQLKIYQVKEKILDYLSVNEFQLDKKILSKITKQIVRHFDNDDYWKEFQLKFANMHPDFIATIKSKYPNLTKKDIDFLILIKLNLSNKEMATLINISYESVISKRYLIRKKMSFSSDNELVEFLHIM; encoded by the coding sequence ATGAAAAAAAATATTATTTTACTTTTTTTATTATTTGCAACTTTATCTTGGAGTCAATCTAGAAAAGCTTATGAACGCTTATTTCGTTCCTTTTCAAAAGTTCAGTTTTCAAACCCCGAACTTTCAAAACAATATTTAGATTCCATATTGGTATTGCCAAAATTACCAGATAGTCTCGTAAGCAAAACACAAAATGATATAGGAATTTATCATGCTTTGGTAGGGGATTATGATAACGCGCTTTTGCATTTTGTTAAAGCGTATAATTCTGAATCATCTCATAATAAGCAATCAAAAGCCAATATCTTGTGTAATATAGCCAATACACAGAAGTTGTTTGGAAAATTTGATTTGGCTCTTCAAAATTTAGATTTAGCTAAAAAATTATATACTGCTTTAGATGATGAAAAAAACATTTTAAAAGTAGAAAGTGAAATATCGGCTGTTTATTATGCCAAATCCAATTATAATAAAGCACTAGAACTATCAACCGAATTGTTGCCTCAATTAGAAAAATTGGGTGACAAGCGTTTGTATAATATTCAATTGTTACGTCAAGCTAATATTCAATTCAATATTGGGGATTATGAAGGGGCAATAACAAATTATAAATTGGTATTGCCTTTTTTTAGTGTTAATGAAGCTAACAATTTGCAAAACAAGTATGTGGCATTAATGAATATTGGAGAAAGTTACGCTGAATTAAATCGTAAGGAGGCTCTAGATTATTTCAATCTATCTTTGAAAGGGTTTCGTGAAATTACAGACAAAAGAAATGAACATTTTTGTTTGAGTCGTATTGGAAAATATTATTATAGAAATGGAAATTTTAGAAATGCCTTATCCTATTTAAAAACATCATTTGATTATTTATATACAAATCTACCTCATTTATCTTTAGAAGTCTATACGTATTATATTGGTTGTCAATTACAATTAAGTAATTACACTGCTTTAAACGAGATTTTAAAATATAACACTTCCGAGATGATAGTGGAAGCTAATCCACAAGAAAAAATATTTTATTTTGAAACCTTAGCTTTGTATTATGCTAAAGTTGGAGATGCCAAGAATCATTTTGATGTACTCAAAAAACTCCAAAAATTCTATCACGACCGAGATAAAAACAATTCATTTGAGGCTTTACAAAAAAAATTAAACCTGTATGAATTAAATACCACCATCGATAAAAATAAAAATTTAGAATTACAAGTTTCCAATTTAAAGCTACAAAATGCAGTGGTGTTGGTTTCGATATTACTATTAGTTTTGTTGATTGTGTTTTTAATAGATAAACAAAGAAAGAAAAACAAAATACAGCAACTAATTTTAGCACAATTAGAACAAGAAAAGATGTTGCATGAAAAACGGGCTAAATTAAAAGAAGTTGAATTGCAATACAAAACCGAAATAACGCAAACCAAAGAACGAGAATTAACCGCGTTGCAATTAAAAATTTATCAAGTAAAAGAAAAAATTTTGGACTATTTATCTGTTAATGAATTTCAATTGGATAAAAAGATTTTGTCTAAAATTACCAAACAAATAGTTCGTCATTTTGATAACGATGATTATTGGAAAGAATTTCAGTTAAAGTTTGCTAATATGCATCCTGATTTTATTGCTACTATAAAATCAAAGTATCCTAATTTAACCAAAAAAGATATTGATTTTTTAATTTTAATCAAATTAAATTTAAGTAATAAAGAAATGGCTACCTTAATTAATATCTCTTATGAAAGTGTTATTAGTAAGCGATATTTAATTCGTAAGAAAATGAGCTTTTCTTCTGATAATGAATTAGTTGAATTTTTGCATATCATGTAA
- a CDS encoding OmpA family protein, with the protein MNLLKKYFVFSSILVFSLGIAQEQKDSETRPEKKEAVETTDSEKRDSVYIPNKVINKTVSDTVHPKDREKNYNRWSVNLNVGTNIGIRPFTDGYYATTPNYFTKPEFNHFDLNVRRMFNTKFGVMWDFGYDNFTADSGSPDFSNNMYRTSFQGVMNIHRAFNWEEFTETFGLQLHLGPGFSFLEAPETSTFNHYDNLFSIIGGATALIKISDKLAFNLDFTMISNLTHHVTLDGQTRLDPSLSRTGTVYTTSFGATFYFGKKERHADWYWENLNVKDEYQDLLARVEELETMMNDTDRDGVPDYLDVENNTIGGVAVDTKGRAIDLNNNGVPDELERYINNKYGDMQTVINNMASGEYSSAQMKQMINGQYVNVFFDFDDTRITTGTISAINFLIKYLNANPTANAEVIGYADEMGDANYNIALSRKRAQRVMEMLVRSGIDPNRLKLVVKGADNSVPKDSKLARQLVRRVVFKVD; encoded by the coding sequence ATGAATTTGTTAAAAAAGTATTTTGTTTTTTCATCTATTCTTGTTTTTTCGCTTGGTATAGCACAGGAACAAAAGGATTCAGAAACTAGACCTGAAAAAAAAGAGGCTGTTGAAACAACTGATTCTGAAAAAAGAGATTCTGTTTACATTCCAAATAAGGTAATCAACAAGACAGTTTCTGATACGGTGCATCCTAAAGATCGTGAAAAAAACTATAACCGTTGGTCGGTTAATTTGAATGTGGGTACTAATATAGGTATTCGTCCTTTTACGGATGGCTATTACGCTACTACTCCTAATTATTTTACCAAACCGGAGTTCAATCATTTTGATTTGAATGTTCGTAGAATGTTCAATACCAAGTTTGGGGTAATGTGGGATTTTGGATATGATAATTTTACTGCCGATTCGGGAAGTCCTGATTTTAGTAACAATATGTACCGTACCAGTTTTCAAGGGGTGATGAATATTCATCGTGCCTTTAATTGGGAAGAATTTACGGAAACTTTTGGTTTGCAATTACATTTAGGTCCCGGTTTTTCATTTTTAGAAGCGCCAGAAACTTCAACTTTTAATCATTATGATAACTTATTTAGTATTATTGGTGGTGCAACTGCATTGATAAAAATATCGGATAAGTTAGCTTTTAATTTGGATTTTACCATGATAAGTAATTTAACTCATCATGTTACATTAGATGGACAGACTAGATTAGATCCTAGTTTGAGTAGAACTGGAACAGTTTACACTACATCATTTGGAGCTACTTTTTATTTTGGAAAAAAAGAACGTCATGCCGATTGGTACTGGGAAAACTTAAATGTGAAAGACGAATATCAAGATTTGTTAGCGCGAGTTGAAGAACTCGAAACAATGATGAATGATACCGATAGAGATGGTGTTCCTGATTATTTAGACGTTGAAAATAATACTATTGGTGGTGTGGCTGTAGATACTAAAGGTCGTGCTATTGATTTAAATAATAATGGGGTGCCAGACGAGTTAGAGCGTTACATCAATAATAAGTATGGCGATATGCAAACGGTTATTAATAATATGGCTTCAGGGGAGTATTCAAGTGCTCAAATGAAGCAAATGATTAACGGTCAGTATGTAAATGTGTTCTTTGATTTTGATGATACTCGTATTACTACAGGTACTATTTCTGCTATTAACTTCTTAATTAAATATTTGAATGCGAATCCAACCGCTAATGCGGAGGTTATTGGATATGCTGATGAAATGGGGGATGCAAATTATAATATAGCTCTCTCTAGAAAAAGAGCACAGCGTGTTATGGAGATGTTGGTTCGTTCTGGAATTGATCCTAATCGTTTGAAATTAGTGGTTAAAGGGGCTGATAATTCTGTTCCAAAAGATTCTAAATTAGCTCGTCAGTTAGTAAGAAGAGTGGTGTTTAAAGTGGATTAA